A region of Haloplanus sp. XH21 DNA encodes the following proteins:
- a CDS encoding DUF5789 family protein, with amino-acid sequence MADDKQGRNEQADDEKRRQRERMQKEARTRADEEEPMRADSGERLGDLDEALETHNYPTTTDKLVEAYGDYEIETQGGTETLDEVLAATDNQTYDSAYDVRRRLLELIHH; translated from the coding sequence ATGGCAGATGACAAACAGGGCCGAAACGAGCAAGCGGATGACGAAAAACGTCGCCAGCGAGAGCGGATGCAAAAGGAGGCACGTACCCGCGCCGATGAAGAAGAGCCGATGCGCGCCGATTCTGGTGAGCGGCTCGGTGACCTTGATGAAGCACTCGAAACCCACAACTATCCGACGACAACGGATAAATTGGTTGAAGCCTATGGCGACTATGAGATCGAAACGCAGGGCGGAACGGAAACCCTCGATGAAGTACTTGCCGCAACCGATAACCAAACGTACGACTCCGCCTACGACGTTCGAAGACGGCTACTGGAATTGATACATCACTAA
- a CDS encoding formate/nitrite transporter family protein, which produces MAPDSYDTTRDYQTILRFQIEEGLKELERPAQGQFLSSLSCGLTLGIGVFSLLMVTTVLGPLFGDGAVYLLRSGAYTFGFVLAIMSQTELFTEHTTLAVFPVLSGDATSRSLGRLWTLVFVGNIVGGTLFAGFISVSGPALDLIEPEVFIDVASTFIELSPLAVVTGGIMAGWLMALLSWIHTSVGDSISRIAIIIVCTFPIGFGHLPHCVAGNIEVIAGMLAGAQITLLQWAQFLALTTVGNIVGGVVFVALLNYSHVVWGTEGKTVAESIEATEE; this is translated from the coding sequence ATGGCTCCTGACAGCTACGATACGACTCGTGACTACCAGACGATCCTCCGTTTCCAGATCGAGGAGGGGTTGAAGGAGCTTGAGCGCCCGGCTCAGGGCCAGTTCCTGTCGTCGCTTTCGTGTGGGCTCACGCTCGGCATCGGCGTCTTCAGCCTGCTCATGGTCACGACAGTACTCGGGCCCTTGTTCGGCGATGGAGCGGTGTATCTCCTCCGATCGGGGGCGTACACGTTTGGGTTCGTCCTCGCGATCATGAGCCAGACGGAACTGTTCACAGAACACACCACTCTCGCCGTGTTCCCCGTTCTTTCCGGGGATGCCACGTCACGCAGTCTCGGTCGGCTGTGGACTCTCGTGTTTGTCGGGAATATCGTCGGCGGGACGCTGTTTGCCGGATTCATCTCCGTGAGTGGTCCCGCCCTCGACCTGATCGAACCGGAGGTCTTCATCGATGTCGCCAGCACGTTCATCGAACTCTCTCCGCTCGCCGTCGTCACCGGCGGGATCATGGCCGGTTGGTTGATGGCACTGCTGTCCTGGATTCACACCTCCGTGGGCGACAGTATCAGTCGTATCGCCATCATCATCGTCTGTACGTTCCCGATTGGATTCGGTCACCTGCCCCACTGTGTCGCTGGCAACATCGAGGTTATCGCCGGCATGCTCGCTGGCGCCCAAATCACCCTCCTCCAGTGGGCTCAGTTTCTCGCACTCACCACGGTCGGGAACATCGTCGGTGGTGTCGTGTTCGTCGCTCTGCTAAACTACAGCCACGTCGTCTGGGGGACCGAAGGGAAGACCGTCGCCGAGTCCATCGAAGCGACCGAAGAGTAG
- a CDS encoding DUF4112 domain-containing protein, translating into MPADFESRFDVNYDGELPGSVDEAALKRMETVAYVLDESVRVPGIGVRIGIDPVLGALPVAGDVVSGAFSLYIVAESAYLGVSFTTLLEMLANITIDVAGGSIPYIGAVFDALWKANKRNVALALEDLAEAVETDGSGGGTGGVDIPVEPDD; encoded by the coding sequence ATGCCCGCGGACTTCGAATCTCGCTTCGACGTCAACTACGACGGTGAACTACCGGGAAGCGTCGACGAGGCCGCGCTCAAGCGGATGGAGACGGTCGCGTACGTGCTCGACGAGAGCGTGCGCGTCCCCGGCATCGGCGTCCGCATCGGTATCGACCCGGTTCTGGGAGCACTCCCCGTCGCTGGCGACGTGGTGAGTGGCGCCTTCTCCCTGTACATCGTCGCCGAGTCGGCGTACCTCGGAGTCTCTTTCACGACGCTGCTGGAGATGCTCGCCAACATCACCATCGACGTGGCGGGTGGGTCCATCCCCTACATCGGGGCCGTGTTCGACGCGCTCTGGAAGGCGAACAAGCGCAACGTCGCGCTCGCACTGGAGGACCTGGCCGAAGCGGTGGAGACGGACGGGTCCGGCGGCGGGACAGGCGGCGTCGACATCCCCGTCGAACCTGACGACTGA
- a CDS encoding rubrerythrin-like domain-containing protein gives MVETDPDPAESTLYVCQECGAGVENPEHEDECPDCGGPLRNTTVAHD, from the coding sequence ATGGTAGAAACTGATCCTGATCCCGCCGAGTCTACGTTGTATGTGTGTCAAGAGTGTGGCGCTGGTGTCGAAAACCCGGAACATGAAGATGAGTGTCCCGACTGTGGTGGGCCATTGCGAAACACAACTGTCGCTCACGACTAA
- a CDS encoding response regulator, whose translation MDNNNQHNGLDIEGIVRPPTDRYRILHVDDDPPLVDLTSTFLEREQELFELVTETSASDGLDRLDAADLDCIISDYDMPGMDGLEFLEEVRIRYPDLPFILFTGKGSEEIASEAIAAGVTDYLQKAGGADQYALLANRIMNSIDRYHANQQMVRGFKAIDTAREGIALLDEDGYFLYVNEAFAEMVGYAQADILDNHWEFLYPEDDVDILYDEILPTVPVEGRWSGVTTYVREDGKRIQVDHALSHTEDGTMICLIQEMTTNDI comes from the coding sequence ATGGACAACAATAACCAACATAATGGGTTGGATATTGAGGGGATCGTTCGACCTCCCACCGATCGCTATCGAATCCTCCACGTCGATGATGACCCCCCACTCGTTGATCTCACGTCCACCTTTCTCGAACGCGAACAGGAACTGTTCGAACTGGTCACCGAAACCAGTGCCTCCGACGGACTTGACCGCTTAGATGCTGCAGATCTCGACTGCATTATTAGCGATTACGACATGCCGGGAATGGACGGATTGGAATTCTTGGAGGAAGTGCGCATACGGTATCCCGACCTTCCGTTCATCCTGTTCACCGGCAAGGGGAGCGAAGAGATTGCGAGTGAAGCCATTGCTGCGGGCGTAACCGATTATCTCCAGAAAGCTGGAGGTGCCGACCAGTATGCTCTCCTCGCAAACCGCATCATGAATTCGATCGACAGGTATCATGCGAATCAGCAGATGGTTCGCGGATTCAAAGCAATAGATACCGCTCGCGAAGGCATCGCGCTTCTCGATGAAGACGGGTACTTCCTCTATGTCAACGAAGCCTTTGCTGAGATGGTCGGGTATGCTCAGGCGGACATCCTCGACAACCACTGGGAATTTCTCTATCCAGAGGACGATGTTGATATCCTCTACGATGAAATTCTGCCGACCGTCCCTGTCGAAGGACGCTGGTCAGGCGTCACGACGTACGTTCGTGAAGACGGTAAGCGAATTCAAGTCGATCATGCCCTCAGCCACACGGAGGACGGCACGATGATCTGTCTGATTCAGGAGATGACCACTAACGATATATAG
- a CDS encoding RNA-binding domain-containing protein, whose amino-acid sequence MIHQVDVRIVAPVRDTEVTDRVADAIHNLFPNAEIEHEPGRLVAEAHSMEALSEQLHEQAILDTARKEFFRRADDEGFAFALKKQAAFKGIINFSVGSPDELGDIEVQMTVHEPDVESFIDHVAPPTEEGTPVDPD is encoded by the coding sequence ATGATCCACCAGGTCGACGTGCGGATCGTCGCGCCGGTTCGCGACACGGAAGTGACCGATCGGGTTGCCGACGCGATCCACAACCTGTTCCCGAACGCGGAGATCGAACACGAACCGGGACGACTCGTCGCCGAGGCACACTCGATGGAGGCGCTCTCCGAACAGTTGCACGAACAGGCGATCCTCGACACCGCCCGCAAGGAGTTCTTCCGCCGCGCCGACGACGAGGGGTTCGCCTTCGCGCTGAAAAAGCAGGCGGCGTTCAAGGGCATCATCAACTTCTCGGTCGGGTCGCCGGACGAACTCGGCGATATCGAGGTGCAGATGACGGTCCACGAACCCGACGTGGAGTCGTTCATCGATCACGTCGCGCCGCCGACGGAAGAGGGAACGCCGGTCGACCCCGACTGA
- a CDS encoding succinylglutamate desuccinylase/aspartoacylase domain-containing protein has translation MIPVVRYFGLHRIVMRVFGEDITPAAAVLGPGDDADVAIVGGIHGDEPSGVRAVREVLESSTNLQRPIQLVVANPPAVASHRRYLDADMNRVFPGDPASEDRERRLAAALLKIISDCGVVLSLHSTHSYDDPIALVSRSHPEVQALAARLPVTHVVDPTPCFEGAFAASAPVLTIEAGRTRTEEATENARQIVEAFLQLVDALPGEPVEADSTYYTMTEAVSTQPDANYDLLVDNFEVVEPGTTVVRSERDEYVADTSFVPILMSETGYDDILGYKGAVAGETLSSARNAWGVSPIPRN, from the coding sequence ATGATTCCGGTCGTGAGGTATTTTGGCCTGCACCGGATAGTAATGAGAGTGTTCGGAGAAGACATTACGCCAGCAGCGGCAGTACTCGGTCCCGGAGACGACGCTGACGTGGCAATTGTCGGGGGCATTCATGGCGATGAACCGAGTGGCGTTCGGGCAGTCCGGGAAGTTCTCGAATCCTCCACGAACTTACAGCGACCGATACAACTCGTAGTAGCGAATCCGCCTGCCGTCGCGAGCCATCGCCGATACCTCGATGCCGACATGAACCGAGTGTTTCCAGGCGATCCGGCCAGCGAGGACCGCGAACGCCGACTCGCTGCTGCGCTCCTCAAAATAATCAGCGACTGTGGCGTCGTCCTCTCTCTCCATTCCACCCACTCCTACGATGATCCAATCGCGCTCGTCTCACGGTCACACCCCGAGGTACAGGCACTAGCCGCTCGCCTCCCAGTTACTCACGTTGTTGACCCAACGCCCTGTTTTGAGGGAGCATTCGCAGCGTCAGCACCCGTTCTCACTATCGAAGCAGGCCGAACGCGTACCGAGGAGGCGACAGAGAACGCGCGGCAAATCGTTGAGGCCTTCCTCCAGTTGGTTGATGCACTTCCTGGGGAACCGGTAGAGGCAGATTCGACATATTACACGATGACTGAAGCAGTCTCGACACAGCCGGACGCCAACTACGATCTCCTCGTCGACAACTTCGAAGTGGTCGAACCAGGGACAACCGTCGTACGCAGCGAGAGGGACGAATACGTAGCCGATACCTCCTTCGTTCCGATTCTGATGTCCGAAACAGGGTATGACGACATCCTCGGATACAAGGGTGCTGTCGCCGGCGAGACGCTTTCGTCAGCGCGCAACGCCTGGGGAGTCTCCCCGATTCCCAGGAACTAA
- a CDS encoding magnesium transporter: MTVREVATEAYREALPALGTSLVGGLLAGVVLGGMRADLRAVPGLLVLVPALLATRGNVYGSFGARLATGLHQGLIEPRIQAGDPRLRAAAAAALANGVVASLFAAAAAFAVLTALGTPVAGIERLLGIALVAGVLSGITLTVVVVTVVFAGYRRGYNPDPLVGPLVTTTGDVFGVLFLLIAVRFVALVMGGA; the protein is encoded by the coding sequence ATGACCGTCCGCGAGGTGGCGACCGAGGCCTACCGCGAGGCGCTTCCCGCCCTCGGCACCAGCCTCGTCGGCGGACTGCTGGCCGGCGTCGTCCTCGGCGGGATGCGCGCCGACCTCCGCGCAGTGCCGGGATTGCTCGTCCTCGTTCCCGCCTTGCTCGCGACGCGTGGCAACGTCTACGGCTCGTTCGGGGCCCGTCTGGCGACCGGACTCCACCAGGGGTTGATCGAACCGCGAATCCAGGCCGGCGACCCGCGATTGCGCGCCGCTGCGGCCGCGGCGCTCGCGAACGGCGTCGTCGCCTCGCTCTTCGCCGCCGCCGCGGCCTTCGCCGTCCTCACTGCCCTCGGCACTCCCGTCGCTGGCATCGAGCGATTGCTCGGTATCGCCCTCGTCGCCGGCGTCCTCTCGGGCATCACGCTCACCGTCGTCGTCGTCACCGTCGTCTTCGCGGGCTACCGCCGCGGCTACAACCCCGACCCGCTCGTCGGCCCCCTCGTGACCACTACCGGCGACGTCTTCGGCGTCCTCTTTCTCCTCATCGCCGTCAGATTCGTCGCGCTCGTCATGGGGGGTGCCTGA
- a CDS encoding magnesium transporter, translated as MSTAWTVRAITRAMLPVLLLLTLVEIGSGLVLGSFESTLLQYPSLLVLVPVTIGTAGNLGSILAARLSTAFHLGTLSFALDDAALVGNAVAIVALAATMFPLVGFGAWGLTALLGSTALPLSTVLVVSLASGLSLAVLAVAVTVVATYAAYRFELDPDDVVIPVVTNTCDVLGVVLLYLAVLAFV; from the coding sequence ATGTCGACCGCGTGGACCGTTCGCGCCATAACCCGGGCGATGCTCCCCGTCCTCCTGCTGCTAACGCTCGTCGAAATCGGGAGCGGTCTCGTCCTCGGGAGCTTCGAGTCGACGCTCCTGCAGTATCCCTCGCTTCTCGTGCTCGTTCCCGTCACTATCGGTACCGCGGGGAATCTGGGAAGCATTCTCGCGGCCCGCCTCTCGACGGCGTTCCACCTCGGGACCCTCTCGTTCGCACTCGATGACGCCGCGCTCGTCGGCAACGCCGTCGCCATCGTCGCGCTGGCCGCCACGATGTTTCCCCTCGTCGGTTTCGGGGCGTGGGGACTGACCGCGCTCCTCGGCTCGACCGCTCTCCCGCTGTCGACGGTTCTCGTCGTCTCGCTCGCCAGCGGTCTCTCGCTCGCGGTCCTCGCCGTCGCCGTCACCGTCGTCGCCACGTACGCGGCCTACCGGTTCGAACTCGACCCCGACGACGTGGTGATCCCGGTCGTCACGAACACCTGCGACGTGCTCGGCGTGGTGCTGCTCTATCTCGCCGTGCTGGCGTTCGTGTAG
- a CDS encoding signal recognition particle protein Srp54 — protein sequence MVLDNLGSSLRDTLSKLQGKSRLDEDDVQEVVKEIQRSLLQADVDVDLVMDLSDSIKTRALEEEPPGGTSARDHVLKIVYEEMVDLIGESTELPLEPQTIMLAGLQGSGKTTSAAKMAWWFSKKGLRPAIIQTDTFRPGAYEQAEQMAERAEVEFYGDPENDDPVEIAREGLEATSDADVHIVDTAGRHALEDDLIDEIEEIESTVDPDRSLLVLDAAIGQGAKDQAQQFDESIGIDGVVITKLDGTAKGGGALTAVNETDSSIAFLGTGETVQDIERFEPDGFISRLLGMGDLKQLSERVERAMAETGTEDDDWDPEDIMEGSFTLKDMQKQMEAMNNMGPLDQVMDMIPGMGGGLMDQLPDDAMDVTQDRMRTFDVAMDSMTDQELENPRTIGQSRVERIARGAGVDEESIRELLEQHKMMERTIKQFQGMGDGDMQRMMKKMQQGDGGGGGGMGGMGGMGPFG from the coding sequence ATGGTACTCGACAATCTCGGGAGCTCTCTGCGGGACACCCTCTCGAAACTCCAAGGGAAGTCCCGTCTCGACGAGGACGACGTCCAGGAGGTCGTCAAGGAGATCCAGCGCTCCTTGCTTCAGGCCGACGTGGACGTCGACCTCGTGATGGACCTCTCCGACTCGATCAAAACGCGCGCGCTGGAAGAGGAGCCGCCGGGCGGCACGAGCGCCCGGGATCACGTCCTGAAGATCGTCTACGAGGAGATGGTCGACCTGATCGGCGAGTCGACCGAACTCCCCCTCGAACCGCAGACCATCATGCTCGCCGGTCTCCAGGGGTCGGGGAAGACCACCTCCGCCGCGAAGATGGCGTGGTGGTTCTCGAAGAAGGGGCTGCGCCCCGCCATCATCCAGACCGACACCTTCCGCCCCGGCGCCTACGAACAGGCCGAGCAGATGGCCGAGCGCGCCGAGGTCGAGTTCTACGGCGACCCCGAGAACGACGACCCGGTCGAAATCGCCCGCGAAGGGCTGGAAGCGACCAGCGACGCCGACGTTCACATCGTCGACACCGCGGGCCGCCACGCGCTCGAAGACGACCTCATCGACGAGATCGAGGAGATCGAGTCGACGGTCGATCCCGACCGCTCGCTGCTCGTCCTCGACGCCGCCATCGGTCAGGGCGCCAAAGATCAGGCCCAGCAGTTCGACGAATCCATCGGCATCGACGGCGTCGTCATCACGAAACTCGACGGGACGGCCAAGGGCGGCGGCGCCCTCACCGCCGTCAACGAGACCGATTCGTCCATCGCGTTCCTCGGTACCGGCGAGACAGTCCAGGATATCGAACGCTTCGAACCGGACGGCTTCATCTCCCGCCTCTTGGGGATGGGCGACCTCAAGCAACTCTCCGAGCGCGTCGAGCGCGCGATGGCCGAGACGGGGACCGAGGACGACGACTGGGACCCCGAGGACATCATGGAGGGGTCGTTCACGCTGAAGGACATGCAAAAGCAGATGGAGGCGATGAACAACATGGGGCCGCTGGATCAGGTGATGGACATGATCCCCGGCATGGGCGGCGGGCTGATGGACCAGTTGCCCGACGACGCCATGGACGTGACCCAGGATCGGATGCGCACCTTCGACGTGGCGATGGACTCGATGACCGACCAGGAACTGGAGAACCCGCGGACCATCGGTCAATCACGCGTCGAGCGCATCGCCCGCGGCGCCGGCGTCGACGAGGAGTCCATCCGCGAACTCCTCGAACAGCACAAGATGATGGAACGGACCATCAAGCAGTTCCAGGGGATGGGCGACGGCGACATGCAGCGGATGATGAAGAAGATGCAGCAGGGCGACGGCGGCGGCGGTGGCGGCATGGGCGGGATGGGCGGCATGGGTCCGTTCGGTTAG